A genomic segment from Streptomyces sp. NBC_01233 encodes:
- a CDS encoding AMP-binding protein codes for MTTTQATPGIPAAPVVELGLLGGFLTQVRDRPHATALVFNGDETSYRELYELAGRERDRLTLLELAPGVPVGVLADKSPAAVALVLGCLLARRPLLLPSPALADTLLADLFAQAGCAHVLAPGGEAARVAPNPDVAAQPLPADEAADVAFMLTTSGSTSLPKIVPIGLDAVDRFTRWAGNAFEIGPDRTVLNYAPLNFDLCLLDVWTTLARGGRVILVDPALAAHGRHLRDLVQRHAVHVVQAVPMAFGLLQDAADKSGDVFPGVEHVMFTGDAIPDRTFAALPTLFPKARIHNIYGCTETNDSFVHEVEPAGITAAAFPPVPIGRPLPGVRALVLDPDTRALVEGPGSGELFVSTPFQTRGYLDRTRHADKFTAHPLGLDDRRWFRTGDLVRRDAAGTLHLTGRTDFQVKVRGVAVNTAEIERVLQEHPAVLEAGVAALPDPIAGKRLVAAVHRAPGATLTGLQLRTHCARHLPRAAVPHQLTLTDTPLPKTATGKVDRKALDRLDRPDSPTATPAPATTPVVTPLAEGIPS; via the coding sequence GTGACCACCACCCAGGCCACCCCGGGCATCCCGGCCGCCCCGGTCGTCGAACTCGGCCTCCTCGGCGGGTTCCTGACCCAGGTCCGCGACCGCCCGCACGCCACGGCGCTCGTCTTCAACGGGGACGAGACCAGCTACCGGGAGCTGTACGAGCTCGCCGGACGGGAACGGGACCGCCTCACGCTCCTGGAGCTGGCCCCCGGAGTCCCGGTCGGTGTCCTGGCCGACAAGTCACCGGCCGCCGTGGCCCTCGTCCTGGGCTGCCTGCTGGCCCGCCGGCCGCTGCTGCTGCCGTCCCCGGCCCTCGCCGACACGCTTCTGGCCGATCTCTTCGCCCAGGCCGGCTGCGCCCACGTCCTCGCCCCCGGCGGCGAGGCCGCCCGGGTCGCACCCAACCCGGACGTCGCCGCCCAGCCGCTGCCGGCCGACGAGGCCGCGGACGTGGCCTTCATGCTCACCACCTCCGGCTCCACCAGCCTGCCCAAGATCGTCCCGATCGGCCTGGACGCCGTGGACCGGTTCACCCGGTGGGCCGGCAACGCCTTCGAGATCGGCCCCGACCGGACCGTCCTGAACTACGCCCCCCTCAACTTCGACCTGTGCCTCCTCGACGTGTGGACCACCCTGGCCCGCGGCGGCCGCGTGATCCTGGTCGACCCGGCGCTGGCCGCCCACGGACGCCACCTGCGCGACCTGGTCCAGCGCCACGCAGTGCACGTGGTGCAGGCCGTCCCGATGGCCTTCGGGCTGCTCCAGGACGCTGCCGACAAGAGTGGCGACGTCTTCCCCGGCGTCGAGCACGTCATGTTCACCGGCGACGCCATCCCCGACCGCACCTTCGCCGCCCTGCCCACCCTCTTCCCCAAGGCCCGCATCCACAACATCTACGGCTGTACGGAGACCAACGACAGCTTCGTCCACGAGGTCGAGCCCGCCGGGATCACGGCCGCCGCCTTCCCGCCCGTTCCCATCGGCCGCCCGCTGCCCGGCGTGCGCGCCCTGGTCCTGGACCCCGACACCCGTGCCCTCGTCGAAGGGCCCGGCAGCGGAGAGCTATTCGTCTCCACGCCCTTCCAGACCCGCGGCTACCTCGACCGGACCCGGCACGCCGACAAGTTCACCGCTCATCCGCTGGGCCTGGACGACCGGCGCTGGTTCCGCACCGGCGACCTCGTTCGGCGCGACGCGGCCGGCACCCTGCACCTGACCGGACGCACCGACTTCCAGGTCAAGGTCCGCGGAGTCGCCGTCAACACGGCCGAGATCGAACGGGTCCTGCAGGAACACCCCGCCGTACTGGAAGCGGGCGTCGCGGCCCTGCCCGACCCGATCGCCGGCAAGCGGCTCGTCGCCGCCGTCCACCGCGCCCCCGGCGCCACCCTGACCGGCCTGCAACTGCGCACGCACTGCGCCCGGCACCTGCCCAGGGCCGCGGTCCCCCACCAGCTCACCCTGACCGACACCCCGCTGCCCAAGACCGCCACCGGAAAGGTCGACCGCAAGGCGCTCGACCGGCTCGACCGGCCCGACTCCCCCACAGCCACGCCCGCACCCGCCACGACACCTGTCGTCACACCTCTCGCCGAAGGAATCCCGTCATGA
- a CDS encoding flavin-containing monooxygenase, with protein MTSILEPAKDGGARTGTETHPGGGGPTRHLRVAVIGTGFSGLGTAIRLLQSGIDDFLVFERADEVGGTWRDNSYPGCACDVMSHLYSFSFARNPNWKSTFASRDELYAYLRDTADRFGVRPHIRFGHELEAARWDEDERHWKIETSQGHYTAQFLVTGTGYLSEAAVPDIKGLADFEGKIFHSSNWDHDHDLAGRRVAVIGTGASAIQFVPKIQPEVGQLDLYQRTPPWIGPKPDKANSELHTKMLRSLPGYQQFRRGFNMWGREILAFFWKRPKLAEKVQKMASDHLAKSVPDQALRAKLTPDYLVACKRLLFSNTWYPAIQQPNVDIVTDGIAEVRPKSIVGSDGVEREVDTIILGTGFQATDRPVARRIWGRGGLQLRQAWQDGMAAHRGTTIAGFPNLFMLLGPNTALGHSSQTVMIEAQVQYVVDSLKQVEKRGLASIEVRQEAQDAYNRTLDQHLEGTVWMSGGCKSWYLDANGRNTSIFPTYTWRFRRGTKRLDLSEYQLASRVRSTKPVPHQ; from the coding sequence GTGACGAGCATTCTTGAGCCGGCCAAGGACGGCGGAGCACGTACAGGCACCGAGACGCATCCCGGTGGCGGCGGACCGACCCGGCACCTGCGGGTCGCGGTCATCGGCACCGGCTTCTCGGGCCTGGGCACCGCCATCCGACTGCTGCAGTCGGGCATCGACGACTTCCTGGTGTTCGAGCGGGCCGACGAGGTCGGCGGCACCTGGCGCGACAACAGCTATCCGGGTTGTGCGTGCGACGTCATGTCCCACCTCTACTCGTTCTCCTTCGCCCGCAACCCGAACTGGAAGTCGACGTTCGCCTCACGCGACGAGCTGTACGCCTACCTGCGCGACACGGCCGACCGCTTCGGCGTACGCCCCCACATCCGGTTCGGGCACGAACTGGAGGCCGCCCGCTGGGACGAGGACGAGCGGCACTGGAAGATCGAGACCTCGCAGGGCCACTACACCGCCCAGTTCCTGGTCACCGGCACCGGCTACCTCAGCGAGGCGGCCGTACCCGACATCAAGGGGCTGGCGGACTTCGAGGGCAAGATCTTCCACTCCTCGAACTGGGACCACGACCACGACCTGGCCGGCCGCCGCGTCGCCGTCATCGGCACCGGCGCCTCCGCCATCCAGTTCGTCCCCAAGATCCAGCCCGAGGTCGGGCAGCTGGACCTGTACCAGCGCACGCCCCCGTGGATCGGCCCCAAGCCCGACAAGGCCAACAGCGAGCTGCACACCAAGATGCTCCGCTCACTGCCCGGCTACCAGCAGTTCCGGCGGGGCTTCAACATGTGGGGCCGGGAGATCCTGGCCTTCTTCTGGAAGCGCCCCAAGCTCGCCGAGAAGGTCCAGAAGATGGCGAGCGACCACCTGGCCAAGTCGGTCCCCGACCAGGCACTGCGCGCCAAGCTGACACCCGACTACCTGGTGGCGTGCAAGCGCCTGCTGTTCTCCAACACCTGGTACCCGGCGATCCAGCAGCCCAACGTGGACATCGTCACCGACGGCATCGCCGAGGTCCGCCCCAAGTCGATCGTCGGCAGCGACGGCGTCGAGCGCGAGGTCGACACCATCATCCTGGGCACCGGCTTCCAGGCCACCGACCGCCCCGTCGCCCGCCGGATCTGGGGCAGGGGCGGCCTCCAGCTGCGCCAGGCCTGGCAGGACGGCATGGCCGCCCACCGGGGCACCACCATCGCCGGCTTCCCGAACCTCTTCATGCTGCTGGGCCCGAACACGGCACTGGGGCACTCCTCGCAGACCGTGATGATCGAGGCGCAGGTCCAGTACGTCGTCGACTCGCTGAAGCAGGTGGAAAAGCGCGGCCTGGCCAGCATCGAGGTCCGCCAGGAGGCGCAGGACGCCTACAACCGCACACTCGACCAGCACCTCGAGGGCACCGTCTGGATGTCGGGCGGCTGCAAGAGCTGGTACCTCGACGCGAACGGCCGCAACACATCGATCTTCCCGACCTACACCTGGCGCTTCCGTCGCGGGACCAAGCGCCTCGACCTGAGCGAGTACCAGCTCGCTTCCCGGGTGCGCAGCACCAAGCCGGTACCTCACCAGTAG
- a CDS encoding class I SAM-dependent methyltransferase — MTTVAPKSVDPEVDAIRHHYEVSNDFYRLLLGPTMMYSGGYWEDGEDLVATLDEAQERKLDTFAQLANVAAGGAKRVLDIGCGWGTMLNRLTTVHGAEQAVGLTLSRTQEAFIDGLNNPRITTLVQSWADYKVADDSEKYDAAFCINALEHFVSSNLPPKERTKRYRYFFQQVANALNPGAKFVLHTMTAEALPMNRALLDDLKFLQRSEFEGCHIPHLSELSAAAEGLFEIDEIVNERESFAMACRAWLVLLAERRDEAVAMEGEEVVSRFERYLDIFAYTLEDKFFNNFRVTITRR; from the coding sequence ATGACAACGGTCGCCCCCAAGTCGGTGGACCCCGAGGTCGATGCGATCAGGCACCACTACGAGGTCAGCAACGATTTCTACCGGCTCCTGCTGGGCCCCACGATGATGTATTCGGGCGGCTACTGGGAGGACGGCGAGGACCTGGTCGCCACCCTGGACGAGGCGCAGGAGCGCAAGCTCGACACGTTCGCCCAGCTCGCGAACGTGGCGGCCGGCGGCGCCAAGCGCGTCCTGGACATCGGCTGCGGCTGGGGCACCATGCTCAACCGCCTCACCACCGTGCACGGCGCCGAGCAGGCCGTCGGCCTGACCCTGTCCCGCACCCAGGAAGCCTTCATCGACGGCCTGAACAACCCGCGGATCACCACGCTGGTCCAGAGCTGGGCGGACTACAAGGTCGCCGACGACAGCGAGAAGTACGACGCCGCGTTCTGCATCAACGCCCTGGAGCACTTCGTCTCCTCCAACCTGCCGCCGAAGGAGCGCACCAAGCGCTACCGGTACTTCTTCCAGCAGGTCGCGAACGCCCTCAACCCGGGCGCGAAGTTCGTGCTGCACACCATGACCGCCGAGGCGCTGCCGATGAACCGCGCCCTCCTCGACGACCTGAAGTTCCTCCAGCGCTCCGAGTTCGAGGGCTGCCACATCCCCCACCTGAGCGAGCTGTCCGCCGCCGCCGAGGGCCTCTTCGAGATCGACGAGATCGTCAACGAGCGCGAGTCCTTCGCGATGGCCTGCCGCGCCTGGCTGGTCCTGCTGGCCGAACGCCGGGACGAGGCCGTGGCCATGGAGGGCGAAGAGGTCGTCTCGCGCTTCGAGCGCTACCTCGACATCTTCGCGTACACGCTCGAGGACAAGTTCTTCAACAACTTCCGCGTCACCATCACGCGCCGCTGA
- a CDS encoding phosphopantetheine-binding protein → MSNIDTIKNFVITEFLPGSAAAELAVDHDLLNDGVIDSLGVLKLIAWVEDRFELAIGDADLDPNNFRSVEAIDTFIAEARRTAAA, encoded by the coding sequence ATGAGCAACATCGACACCATCAAGAACTTCGTCATCACCGAGTTCCTCCCGGGCAGCGCGGCCGCCGAACTCGCCGTCGACCACGACCTGCTCAACGACGGGGTCATCGACAGCCTGGGCGTCCTGAAGCTGATCGCCTGGGTCGAGGACCGCTTCGAGCTCGCCATCGGCGACGCCGACCTGGACCCCAACAACTTCCGCAGCGTCGAGGCGATCGACACCTTCATCGCGGAGGCCCGCCGCACGGCGGCCGCGTAG
- a CDS encoding SDR family NAD(P)-dependent oxidoreductase, translating to MSKNSAGQRPESPVALVTGASGGLGQALALELDALGCRVAVHYNSAREAAEAVREKLVNPSVLVTGDVGSWEATQALHEAISAELGPVDVLVNNGAIRKDSLMAMQNPADWAQVIQTNLIGSFHTARVSVPHMLRRRWGRVINVVSPSGIIATAGQTAYSASKAGLIGFTRTLASECGRRGVTVNALSPGFMITGMTNTLPDRVVEGMEGKAPIPRFVTVEEVARSARLFLEQDCMTGQVISIDSGVSIT from the coding sequence ATGAGCAAGAACAGTGCGGGGCAGCGGCCCGAGTCCCCCGTCGCGCTCGTGACCGGCGCCTCGGGCGGTCTGGGCCAGGCCCTGGCGCTCGAACTCGATGCGCTGGGCTGCCGGGTCGCGGTCCACTACAACAGTGCCCGCGAGGCTGCCGAGGCCGTCCGGGAGAAGCTGGTGAACCCGTCGGTGCTGGTCACCGGGGACGTCGGTTCGTGGGAGGCCACCCAGGCCCTCCACGAGGCGATATCCGCCGAGCTCGGCCCGGTGGACGTCCTCGTCAACAACGGGGCGATCCGCAAGGACAGCCTGATGGCGATGCAGAACCCGGCGGACTGGGCGCAGGTCATCCAGACCAATCTGATCGGGTCGTTCCACACCGCCCGGGTGTCGGTGCCGCACATGCTGCGCCGGCGGTGGGGCCGGGTGATCAACGTCGTGTCCCCGTCGGGCATCATCGCGACGGCCGGCCAGACGGCGTACTCGGCGTCCAAGGCGGGTCTGATCGGCTTCACCCGTACGCTCGCGTCCGAGTGCGGCCGGCGGGGGGTGACGGTGAACGCGCTGTCCCCCGGGTTCATGATCACGGGTATGACGAACACCCTCCCGGACCGGGTCGTCGAGGGCATGGAGGGCAAGGCCCCCATCCCCCGTTTCGTCACGGTCGAGGAGGTCGCGCGCAGCGCCCGTCTCTTCCTCGAGCAGGACTGCATGACGGGCCAGGTCATCAGCATCGACAGTGGCGTGTCCATCACCTGA
- a CDS encoding aminotransferase class I/II-fold pyridoxal phosphate-dependent enzyme, whose protein sequence is MNASAAWSRLEPKLAYFRDRVRSLEYEPNRKNSFVAYTVERDSAYADQDGRRLLMMSGYSYLGLAGDERVVSAAKAAVDRYGTGNHGVRALAGSTPLHEELEVEVAKFAGRDQALVFGSGYAANVGTVGAIVGPGDTVFIDKYDHASIVDGCKLSGATVTRFRHNDVAHLERRLAAAPDTGVRLVIVDSVYSMDGDIAPLVELRKVCDAHNALLMVDEAHALGVIGATGKGIEEHFDYEVKVDVKLGTLSKAIPSMGGWVAGSAELIHHLKYAARPFLFSAALGPAQSAAALESLRILQREPERVEFIQGESARFRSILHEAGMSTVDSETAVVPVVAGSDIAAYDYATVCRKNGVIGLPVVTPAVPNDLARLRIAITAAHTKADIDFAAEAFIKSARECRII, encoded by the coding sequence GTGAACGCATCCGCCGCCTGGAGCCGACTCGAGCCGAAGCTGGCCTACTTCCGCGACCGCGTCCGGTCGCTGGAGTACGAGCCCAACCGCAAGAACAGCTTCGTCGCCTACACCGTCGAGCGGGATTCGGCGTACGCGGACCAGGACGGGCGGCGCCTGCTGATGATGTCGGGCTACAGCTACCTCGGTCTGGCCGGTGACGAGCGCGTCGTCTCGGCTGCGAAGGCCGCCGTCGACCGCTACGGCACCGGCAACCACGGGGTGCGGGCGCTGGCGGGTTCGACGCCGCTGCACGAGGAACTGGAGGTCGAGGTCGCCAAGTTCGCGGGGCGTGATCAGGCCCTGGTGTTCGGTTCGGGCTATGCGGCGAACGTGGGCACGGTCGGTGCGATCGTCGGCCCGGGCGACACGGTGTTCATCGACAAGTACGACCACGCGAGCATCGTCGACGGGTGCAAGCTCTCCGGTGCCACCGTCACCCGTTTCCGCCACAACGACGTCGCCCACCTGGAGCGGCGGCTGGCCGCCGCCCCCGACACCGGTGTCCGTCTGGTCATCGTCGACAGCGTCTACTCGATGGACGGTGACATCGCCCCGCTGGTCGAGCTGCGCAAGGTCTGCGACGCGCACAACGCGCTGCTGATGGTCGACGAGGCGCACGCGCTGGGTGTCATCGGCGCCACCGGCAAGGGCATCGAGGAGCACTTCGACTACGAGGTGAAGGTCGACGTCAAGCTCGGCACCCTCTCCAAGGCCATCCCCTCCATGGGCGGTTGGGTCGCCGGCTCCGCCGAGTTGATCCACCACCTCAAGTACGCGGCCCGCCCGTTCCTCTTCTCCGCCGCGCTCGGGCCCGCCCAGAGCGCCGCGGCGCTGGAGTCCCTGCGGATCCTGCAGCGTGAGCCGGAGCGTGTGGAGTTCATCCAGGGCGAGTCCGCGCGCTTCCGGTCCATCCTGCACGAGGCGGGCATGAGCACCGTCGACAGTGAGACCGCCGTCGTCCCGGTCGTCGCCGGGTCCGACATCGCCGCCTACGACTACGCCACCGTGTGCCGCAAGAACGGTGTCATCGGCCTGCCCGTGGTCACTCCGGCCGTCCCCAACGACCTGGCCCGGCTACGGATCGCGATCACCGCGGCCCACACCAAGGCCGACATCGACTTCGCCGCCGAGGCCTTCATCAAGTCGGCGCGCGAGTGCCGCATCATCTGA
- a CDS encoding beta-ketoacyl-[acyl-carrier-protein] synthase family protein, with protein sequence MPGPSRGSSALAPVAITGMGVVTPGGCTPDELWDTLWAGRSTAAELTHFDLSRHRVRIGCRVRGLEGLAGLVPAKEARRMDPFAHYGTAAALAAHRDAGSPTAEAGRTAIVVGNAVGGRASSDLESAHFTEGGPARVNPLMPLMTMPNAAAAHIAIRLGWTGPALTVANTCASGADAIGHALMLLQTGRADLVIAGGAEHTLTPVTLAGFGNLNAVSFRNEDPEHASRPFDKDRDGFVMGEGAGFVVLERLEDARARGARTYGLVAGYAATADAHHLAMPLPDGAGAAAAMASAIADAGLDPSDIVHVNAHGTSTPHNDRSEAAALTKVFGTAQPPVTAPKSVIGHLIGAAGAVELIATVQAMRHCEVPPTANHEQLEPGMDIDVVHGTPRAVRSGPAITNSFGFGGHNSCVVVVPV encoded by the coding sequence ATGCCTGGACCGTCCAGGGGCAGTTCGGCGCTTGCGCCCGTAGCCATCACCGGCATGGGTGTGGTCACCCCCGGCGGGTGCACCCCGGACGAGCTGTGGGACACGCTGTGGGCCGGCCGGTCCACCGCCGCCGAGCTCACCCACTTCGACCTCAGCCGCCACCGGGTACGGATCGGCTGCCGCGTCCGCGGCCTGGAGGGCCTGGCCGGGCTCGTCCCGGCCAAGGAGGCCCGCCGGATGGACCCCTTCGCCCACTACGGGACGGCCGCTGCGCTGGCCGCCCACCGCGACGCGGGATCTCCCACCGCCGAGGCCGGGCGCACCGCCATCGTGGTGGGCAATGCCGTCGGCGGCCGGGCCAGCAGCGACCTGGAGTCCGCCCACTTCACCGAGGGCGGCCCGGCCCGGGTCAATCCGCTGATGCCGCTGATGACCATGCCCAATGCGGCCGCCGCCCACATCGCCATCCGGCTCGGCTGGACCGGTCCTGCACTCACCGTCGCCAACACGTGTGCCAGCGGCGCCGATGCGATCGGGCACGCGCTGATGCTGCTGCAGACCGGCCGCGCCGATCTCGTCATCGCCGGCGGCGCGGAGCACACCCTCACCCCGGTCACCCTGGCCGGCTTCGGCAACCTCAACGCGGTCTCGTTCCGCAACGAGGACCCGGAGCACGCCTCGCGCCCCTTCGACAAGGACCGCGACGGCTTCGTGATGGGCGAGGGCGCGGGGTTCGTCGTCCTGGAACGGCTGGAGGACGCGCGGGCGCGGGGGGCCAGGACGTACGGCCTGGTCGCCGGGTACGCCGCCACCGCCGACGCCCACCACCTCGCCATGCCGCTGCCCGACGGCGCGGGAGCCGCGGCGGCCATGGCCTCGGCCATCGCCGACGCCGGCCTCGACCCGTCCGACATCGTCCACGTCAATGCCCACGGCACCTCGACCCCGCACAACGACCGGTCCGAGGCCGCCGCCCTCACCAAGGTGTTCGGCACCGCCCAGCCGCCGGTCACCGCACCGAAGTCGGTCATCGGGCACCTGATCGGCGCCGCCGGAGCCGTGGAGCTCATCGCGACCGTGCAGGCCATGCGGCACTGCGAGGTACCGCCCACCGCCAACCACGAACAGCTGGAGCCAGGAATGGACATCGACGTCGTCCACGGCACACCCCGTGCCGTGCGCTCGGGCCCCGCGATCACGAACTCCTTCGGGTTCGGCGGCCACAACTCCTGCGTGGTGGTGGTGCCGGTATGA
- a CDS encoding AfsR/SARP family transcriptional regulator: MLIRLIGLVTIEPDGAAPQHLSSAQAQVAFARLLLERTGGTDRDQLAETIWPEGLPDTWASALRSLVSRVRTFVTTPQDQPGVTPLVAQGGRYLLRLPQDAAVDVECAETAVTEAAEAYAEGAYAVAQQLAAGAVSNLRGSFLPSHEGEWVNAMREQLEELRLKALETASLSSSALGDEHHALRYAEEAVRRAPFRESAYRCRMAAHTRAGNRAEALRSYQQLREVLAEELGIDPAPETEAAYLELLRTPEPRSFAPRSAARLDPLLMGVFEIDHRASAPRPCSLVDHGCVTHPVTRPVTSFPAA, translated from the coding sequence GTGCTGATCAGACTCATAGGTCTTGTCACGATCGAGCCGGACGGAGCAGCGCCGCAACACCTGTCGAGCGCCCAGGCGCAGGTGGCCTTCGCCCGCCTGCTCCTCGAGCGGACCGGCGGTACCGACCGTGACCAACTGGCCGAGACCATATGGCCCGAAGGACTGCCCGACACCTGGGCCTCCGCGCTGCGCAGCCTCGTGAGCCGCGTACGCACCTTCGTCACCACACCACAGGACCAGCCGGGAGTGACCCCGCTGGTCGCCCAGGGCGGCCGCTACCTCCTGCGGCTGCCGCAGGACGCGGCCGTGGACGTGGAGTGCGCGGAAACCGCCGTCACCGAGGCCGCGGAAGCGTACGCGGAGGGCGCCTACGCCGTGGCGCAGCAGCTCGCGGCCGGCGCCGTGTCCAACCTGCGCGGATCCTTCCTGCCCTCGCACGAGGGCGAGTGGGTCAACGCGATGCGCGAACAGCTCGAAGAGCTGCGCCTGAAGGCACTGGAGACCGCGAGCCTGTCCTCCTCCGCCCTCGGCGACGAGCACCACGCCCTGCGCTACGCGGAGGAGGCGGTCCGCCGGGCCCCCTTCCGGGAAAGCGCCTACCGCTGCCGGATGGCGGCCCACACCCGGGCCGGCAACCGGGCCGAGGCACTACGCAGCTACCAGCAGCTGCGCGAGGTACTGGCGGAAGAGCTGGGGATCGACCCGGCACCGGAGACGGAGGCGGCCTACCTGGAACTGCTGCGCACACCGGAACCCCGGTCGTTCGCTCCGCGCTCCGCGGCCCGCCTGGACCCGCTGCTGATGGGCGTCTTCGAGATCGACCACCGCGCCTCGGCCCCCCGCCCGTGCTCCCTGGTCGACCACGGCTGCGTCACCCACCCCGTCACCCGCCCCGTCACCTCGTTCCCCGCCGCCTGA
- a CDS encoding 3-oxoacyl-ACP synthase III family protein, which produces MTGFDITGWGMSVPERIVTSAELAARFGVDEHWVVSRCGIRERRAVDPGQTTASLAVEAGRRALEKAGLTGADIAHLIVATATPEQPSPATSAFVHHELGISGSAHDVNSECAGFVYGLVSAMALIAIDPRPILLIGSDTHTLTANPADRDLSILVGDGAGAVVLQPGAENRVKAWNLGADGACTGSLKVLAGGSRMPTTQETLDAGLHYAQINGNEIYLNAVRYTVRTVRETLESAKVDAADVDHVVPHQANIRIINSILSHTGLRQEALITNLQKYGNTASASIPIALTEALEEGRIKAGDKVLLAGFGAGMTWGSILMEWGGVAA; this is translated from the coding sequence GTGACCGGCTTCGACATCACCGGGTGGGGCATGTCCGTACCCGAACGCATCGTCACCAGCGCTGAACTCGCGGCGCGTTTCGGCGTCGACGAGCACTGGGTGGTCAGCCGCTGCGGGATCCGCGAGCGGCGGGCGGTCGACCCGGGGCAGACCACCGCCTCCCTGGCGGTCGAGGCCGGCCGGCGTGCGCTGGAGAAGGCCGGGCTGACCGGCGCCGACATCGCCCACCTCATCGTCGCGACCGCCACGCCCGAGCAGCCGTCCCCGGCGACGTCCGCGTTCGTCCACCACGAACTGGGCATCTCGGGGAGCGCGCACGACGTCAACTCCGAGTGCGCGGGGTTCGTCTACGGGTTGGTGTCGGCGATGGCGCTGATCGCCATCGATCCCCGGCCGATCCTGCTGATCGGCTCCGACACCCACACCCTGACGGCCAATCCGGCCGATCGTGACCTGTCCATCCTCGTCGGCGACGGTGCGGGTGCGGTCGTCCTGCAGCCGGGCGCTGAGAACCGGGTCAAGGCGTGGAACCTGGGCGCCGACGGTGCCTGCACCGGCTCGCTCAAGGTGCTCGCCGGCGGCAGCCGGATGCCGACCACCCAGGAGACGCTGGACGCGGGCCTGCACTACGCGCAGATCAACGGCAACGAGATCTACCTCAACGCCGTCCGTTACACCGTCCGTACGGTGCGCGAGACGCTGGAGAGCGCCAAAGTGGATGCGGCCGATGTGGACCATGTTGTTCCGCACCAGGCCAACATCCGGATCATCAACTCGATCCTGTCGCACACCGGCCTGCGGCAGGAGGCTCTGATCACCAACCTCCAGAAGTACGGCAACACGGCTTCGGCGTCGATCCCGATCGCGCTGACCGAGGCCCTGGAGGAGGGCCGTATCAAGGCCGGTGACAAGGTCCTGCTGGCGGGCTTCGGAGCCGGTATGACCTGGGGTTCGATCCTGATGGAATGGGGCGGTGTCGCGGCATGA
- a CDS encoding MaoC family dehydratase — MTLLSLPSPVRTLTVTEGEITDYRGAARRGLPTARPGRASPVHTFVLAHAVAEQTVAALTAAEPGPVSVVHLGQDIRTVRPVRPGEQVSVRLEVAGIRKEPRGARIALRVRLVGEDGPEPFAELAISALLVGATLLEPFGDIAGGPAAPTPLGAGEAQSAVHELTGDWISTYAHASGDLNPIHLDEQAARGAGFDTVIAHGMSVVALAVEEAVDRFAGGDCAKVRGLGCRFSAPVPPGVPLEITLQPDAEARVVRFSCKTPKGAAVKSGWIAFERPAAAQAGELP, encoded by the coding sequence ATGACGCTGCTGTCCCTGCCCTCCCCCGTCCGCACGCTCACCGTCACCGAAGGCGAGATCACCGACTACCGCGGCGCCGCCCGGCGGGGGCTGCCCACCGCCCGGCCCGGCCGGGCCTCGCCCGTGCACACCTTCGTCCTCGCCCACGCGGTGGCCGAGCAGACCGTCGCCGCGCTGACGGCCGCCGAGCCCGGACCGGTCTCCGTGGTCCACCTCGGTCAGGACATCCGCACCGTGCGGCCGGTCAGGCCGGGCGAGCAGGTGAGCGTACGGCTGGAGGTGGCCGGTATCCGCAAGGAGCCGCGTGGCGCCCGTATCGCCCTGCGGGTCCGCCTCGTCGGTGAGGACGGCCCCGAGCCGTTCGCGGAACTGGCCATCTCCGCCCTGCTGGTCGGTGCGACGCTGCTGGAGCCGTTCGGCGACATCGCGGGCGGCCCCGCCGCCCCCACCCCGCTGGGGGCGGGCGAGGCGCAGAGCGCGGTGCACGAGCTGACCGGCGACTGGATCAGTACGTACGCCCACGCGTCCGGCGACCTGAACCCCATCCACCTCGACGAGCAGGCGGCCCGCGGGGCGGGCTTCGACACCGTCATCGCGCACGGCATGAGCGTGGTCGCCCTCGCGGTGGAGGAGGCCGTGGACCGCTTCGCGGGCGGCGACTGCGCCAAGGTGCGCGGTCTCGGCTGCCGCTTCTCGGCTCCCGTACCGCCCGGCGTCCCGCTGGAGATCACCCTGCAGCCCGATGCCGAGGCCCGCGTGGTCCGCTTCAGCTGCAAGACGCCGAAGGGCGCGGCCGTCAAGAGCGGCTGGATCGCATTCGAGCGGCCGGCCGCGGCGCAGGCGGGTGAGCTGCCGTGA